In one Shinella zoogloeoides genomic region, the following are encoded:
- the exoR gene encoding exopolysaccharide production regulator ExoR codes for MKVLVMGLCLSLSSWMAPQALAFDPQSGVSKESGPFALFKFGFFSYKEGRKSDAVEAYRYAAEKGHTGSRWALANMYADGDGVPENDLEAFKIYSEIAQAGVEPDSEDTGYFANALIALASYYRRGIPDSPVKIDLTQARQLYFQAASAFGIPEAQFQLGRMMLTGEGGSVSVHQAKKWLNRARNNGHAGAMGLFGNILFQEGDSARGLAFMTAALDHCPPKDCAWLQANQEEAFSVATEEDRRKGVALAQNIRFNPNE; via the coding sequence ATGAAAGTACTGGTAATGGGCCTTTGCCTGTCGCTGTCCTCCTGGATGGCACCCCAGGCCCTCGCATTCGATCCGCAGTCCGGCGTCAGCAAGGAGAGCGGTCCCTTCGCCCTCTTCAAATTCGGTTTCTTCTCCTACAAGGAGGGGCGCAAGAGCGATGCCGTCGAGGCCTATCGCTACGCGGCGGAAAAGGGCCATACCGGCTCGCGCTGGGCGCTCGCCAATATGTATGCCGACGGCGACGGCGTGCCGGAGAACGATCTCGAAGCCTTCAAGATCTACAGCGAAATCGCGCAGGCCGGCGTCGAGCCGGACTCCGAGGATACGGGCTATTTCGCCAACGCCCTCATCGCGCTCGCCAGCTACTACCGCCGCGGCATTCCCGACAGCCCCGTCAAGATCGACCTTACCCAGGCGCGCCAGCTCTACTTCCAGGCGGCCTCCGCCTTCGGCATTCCGGAAGCGCAATTCCAGCTCGGCCGGATGATGCTGACGGGCGAGGGCGGCAGCGTCAGCGTGCACCAGGCTAAGAAATGGCTGAACCGCGCGCGCAACAACGGCCATGCGGGCGCCATGGGCCTGTTCGGCAACATCCTCTTCCAGGAAGGCGACTCGGCCCGCGGCCTTGCCTTCATGACTGCCGCGCTCGACCATTGCCCGCCGAAGGACTGTGCCTGGCTTCAGGCCAATCAGGAAGAAGCCTTCTCCGTCGCCACGGAGGAGGACCGCCGCAAGGGCGTCGCGCTGGCGCAGAACATCCGGTTCAATCCCAACGAATAG
- the xth gene encoding exodeoxyribonuclease III, with translation MKIATWNINGVRARIDNLVAWLKESNPDIVGLQEIKTVDEGFPRSEIEALGYHIETHGQKGFNGVALLSKIRPDEVNRGLPGGDGDEQARFIEGVFSVEGGVLRFCSLYLPNGNPADDPVKYPYKLSWMERLIAFAEDRLALEEPLILAGDYNVIPEPHDCWDVKVWERDALYLPATRQTFRRLENLGLTDAVRASNDAVPLYTFWDYQAGCWPKNFGIRIDHLMLSAEASDRLVSTGVEKHVRNWEKPSDHVPVVAVLDFAA, from the coding sequence ATCAAGATTGCCACCTGGAACATCAACGGCGTGCGGGCGCGCATCGACAATCTCGTCGCCTGGCTCAAGGAATCGAACCCCGACATCGTCGGGCTGCAGGAGATCAAGACCGTCGATGAGGGTTTTCCGCGCAGCGAGATCGAGGCGCTAGGATACCATATCGAGACGCACGGCCAGAAAGGTTTCAACGGCGTCGCCCTCCTCTCCAAGATCCGGCCCGACGAAGTCAACCGCGGCCTGCCCGGCGGCGATGGCGACGAACAGGCGCGCTTCATCGAGGGCGTGTTCTCCGTCGAGGGTGGCGTGCTCCGTTTCTGCTCGCTCTACCTGCCGAACGGTAACCCGGCGGACGATCCGGTCAAGTATCCCTACAAGCTCTCCTGGATGGAACGGCTCATCGCGTTTGCCGAGGACCGGCTGGCGCTCGAAGAGCCCCTGATCCTTGCCGGCGACTACAATGTCATTCCCGAACCGCACGATTGCTGGGACGTGAAAGTCTGGGAAAGGGATGCGCTCTACCTGCCAGCGACCCGCCAGACCTTCCGCCGCCTCGAGAATCTCGGCCTGACCGATGCCGTGCGCGCATCTAACGATGCGGTGCCGCTCTATACGTTCTGGGATTATCAGGCGGGATGCTGGCCGAAGAATTTCGGCATCCGTATCGACCATCTGATGCTGTCGGCCGAAGCCTCGGACCGGCTCGTCTCGACGGGCGTCGAAAAACATGTTCGCAACTGGGAAAAGCCGTCGGACCATGTGCCGGTGGTGGCGGTGCTGGATTTCGCAGCCTGA
- the erpA gene encoding iron-sulfur cluster insertion protein ErpA, with translation MTDKSVTISDAAARRIASILGSSPEKQALRVSVEGGGCSGFSYKFDLVEDQQDDDLVLEKDDARVLIDQLSLVYMDGSEIDFIDNLLGQSFQIKNPNAVASCGCGTSFSI, from the coding sequence ATGACCGACAAGTCCGTAACCATATCCGACGCTGCCGCGCGGCGCATCGCCTCTATCCTCGGCTCCTCGCCGGAAAAGCAGGCCCTGCGCGTTTCCGTGGAAGGCGGCGGCTGTTCCGGTTTCTCCTATAAATTCGATCTCGTCGAGGACCAGCAGGACGACGATCTGGTGCTCGAGAAGGACGACGCCAGGGTACTGATCGACCAGCTCTCCCTCGTCTACATGGATGGGTCGGAGATCGACTTCATCGACAACCTGCTCGGCCAGTCCTTCCAGATCAAGAACCCGAACGCCGTCGCCAGTTGCGGCTGCGGCACCAGCTTCTCGATCTGA